The Pseudomonas sp. IB20 region TTGGGTACCTTCCCTGAAGTCTCGTTAGCGCAGGCAAGAAAGGGTTCCATTGGAGCGAGGGAAGTTCTTGCTCAAGGCCTCGACCCAAAAGAGAAACGAGATGCTGTACTACAAGCCAAACAAGCTGCGACTGAACACACATTCCAGAATGTGGCGACGTCCTGGTTTGAGCGGAAAAAAGATGATGTGACACAGGCCTACGCTGAGGACATCTGGCGCTCGTTGACGTTGCACGTTTTTCAGGAGTTAGGCACCACACCTATCTCAGCCATCAGCCCCCTAAAAGTCATCAACCTGCTTCGGCCACTCGAGACCAAAGGCAGCCTTGAAACCGTAAAACGACTATCACAGCGCCTCAACGAGATCATGACCTACGGGGTCAACTCGGGACTGATTGACGTAAATCCTCTCAGCGGGATTCGCGCAGTCTTCAAGAAACCGAAAAAGAAGAATATGGCAGCGCTTGCTCCGGATGAGCTGAAAGAACTCATGGTGGCAATTGCCAATGCCAGCATAAAACGAACTACGCGCTGCCTGATCGAATGGCAGCTCACCACCATGACACGTCCAGCAGAAGCAGCTACTACCTGCTGGGCCGATATCGACTTAGAAAAGCGTATCTGGACGATCCCAGCTGAACGCATGAAAAAGCGCCGCATACATATCGTGCCGCTCACCGATCAAGCACTGGCGATTCTGGAGACAATCAAACCCTACAGCGGGCACAGGGAATACGTGTTTCCTGCAGACCGCAATCCTCGCACTCACTGCAATAGCCAGACCGCGAACATGGCTCTAAAACGCATGGGCTTCGAAGGTCGCCTGGTAAGCCACGGCCTGCGCTCAATGGCGAGCACCATTCTCAACGAGCACGGCTGGGACCCTGAACTGATCGAGGTAGCACTTGCCCACGTGGACAAAGACGAGGTGCGGAGCGCTTACAACCGGGCGGATTACATCGAACGCAGACGCCCAATGATGGCTTGGTGGAGTGAGCACATTCAGGAAGCAGCTACCGGCAATCTGTCAGTGTCAGCAATAACTGAAAACAGGGAAAGAAAAGTCGTTTCGATCCGCTGATTAATAACCTACTCGTCGGTCGCAACAGGCAACAGGCAACAGTCGGCCAGGAGCAGTCATTGGCAAGCGGCTGGTTTCGACGTGGAAAGATCATGAGGGCATCGTTCTGACTGACTTCCCTCTAAGCCACTTTAAGGGGGGCAGAGTTAGGCCTGCGGTGCTTCTGTGGCGAAGCATGAGATCATGAGCCCAAGATCTATGGTCAATGTCTAGCAAGTGGTAGATGAGTGATATAGCAATAGCGC contains the following coding sequences:
- a CDS encoding integrase domain-containing protein, translated to MCAQATRLSELKIKSAKPAEKDYVLFDGGGLQMRVRSNGSKLWNFNYRHPVTKKRINMGLGTFPEVSLAQARKGSIGAREVLAQGLDPKEKRDAVLQAKQAATEHTFQNVATSWFERKKDDVTQAYAEDIWRSLTLHVFQELGTTPISAISPLKVINLLRPLETKGSLETVKRLSQRLNEIMTYGVNSGLIDVNPLSGIRAVFKKPKKKNMAALAPDELKELMVAIANASIKRTTRCLIEWQLTTMTRPAEAATTCWADIDLEKRIWTIPAERMKKRRIHIVPLTDQALAILETIKPYSGHREYVFPADRNPRTHCNSQTANMALKRMGFEGRLVSHGLRSMASTILNEHGWDPELIEVALAHVDKDEVRSAYNRADYIERRRPMMAWWSEHIQEAATGNLSVSAITENRERKVVSIR